The Lycium barbarum isolate Lr01 chromosome 12, ASM1917538v2, whole genome shotgun sequence genome includes a region encoding these proteins:
- the LOC132623898 gene encoding serine/threonine-protein phosphatase 7 long form homolog isoform X2, which translates to MRDLRAMNEQAWGAAALSYLYTCLCRASLRKAKDVCGFISLLQVWAWERIIPMQPPCRALPPHTALARRWTHRKSHENEARDVLPICRDVLDNLIDGQFVWQPYSEAIINRLPEWCLRGRDIWMAKVPLICGIYREWHMVDRVLRQFGRKQHIPGPCAEIDPFHYKRDKRYAIKVEDQEYFTETDFLWGNRRDSLIQAEYETQDPQSLSEYFCWYRRHSRTFIGNPAHKVDRGYQHMAGRHEALALGHQESYRLAQQTIQDPTKSNEVKEIAEMFSHINTESMAAASLGTMLSFAPYYTPPAEYVEPPTMQVPRHQRPNVPRPAARGRGRQSGNRRGRTPVDHQLVDEEEVRFDQDMPSSTMHTDDDAYHPIIDFMSSSSTLAPEVQSPAVIRSEGPFQAFASSGPISLAVMAQQFSGQTSSSYGMTEGPLPAFTGQSSSIGRRLSFTDSPMEFDVGSSHILVPDVQTLEPQDTGVIQEDDHQRRSKRERRQTRCGTGGKKGHCKNYFFII; encoded by the exons ATGCGTGACCTTAGAGCAATGAATGAACAAGCTTGGGGAGCGGCtgcattgtcatatttgtatacttgtttatgcCGTGCTTCGTTGAGGAAAGCGaaggatgtgtgtggattcatttccttattgcag gtttgggcttgggagcgcATTATACCGATGCAGCCACCATGCAGGGCTCTTCCGCCACACACGGCTCTTGCACGAAGGTGGACTCATCGTAAATCCCACGAAAATGAGGCACGCGATGTTTTACccatatgtagggatgtattggACAACCTAATAGATGGCcag TTTGTGTGGCAGCCTTATTCAGAGGCCATCATCAACAGACTCCCTGAGTGGTGTCTGCGTGGCCGAGATATTTGGATGGCGAAAGTTCCCCTTATTTGTGGGATCTATCGAGAGTGGCACATGGTAGACCGCGTTCTCAGACAGTTTGGTAGGAAGCAACATATTCCGGGTCCATGTGCAGAGATTGATCCTTTTCATTACAAACGTGACAAGCGGTATGCTATAAAAGTGGAGGATCAAGAATATTTTACAGAAACAGACTTTTTGTGGGGAAATCGTCGAGATAGTTTAATTCAGGCCGAGTATGAAACTCAAGATCCACAGTCACTATCAgagtatttttgttggtatcgacgtcactcgcgcactttcataggaaatcctgcgcataaagtggatagaggataccaacacatggcaggcaggcatgaggcactg GCTTTAGGACATCAAGAATCATACAGGTTGGCTCAGCAGACTATCCAAGATCCAACCAAGTCTAATGAAGTGAAGGAAATAGCAGAGATGTTTAGCCACATTAATACAGAGTCCATGGCTGCTGCCTCTCTGGGGACGATGTTGAGTTTCGCTCCATATTATACACCACCGGCAGAGTATGTTGAGCCGCCTACTATGCAAGTGCCTCGTCATCAACGTCCTAATGTACCAAGACCTGCGGCGCGTGGTAGAGGACGCCAATCAGGTAACAGACGGGGTCGAACTCCCGTGGATCACCAGTTGGTTGATGAGGAAGAGGTTCGTTTTGATCAAGATATGCCCAGCTCAACGATGCATACAGATGATGATGCATATCACCCAATAATAGATTTTATGTCCAGCTCATCGACGTTAGCTCCCGAGGTTCAATCACCAGCAGTAATCAGAAGTGAGGGGCCTTTTCAGGCATTCGCATCGTCTGGGCCTATTAGCCTGGCAGTTATGGCCCAACAGTTTAGTGGTCAGACAAGCAGCTCTTATGGGATGACTGAGGGGCCTTTACCTGCATTCACTGGACAGAGCTCTTCAATTGGGAGGAGACTGAGTTTTACCGAT TCTCCCATGGAATTTGATGTTGGATCCTCACACATTCTTGTGCCGGATGTACAGACTTTAGAGCCACAG gaTACAGGTGTGATACAAGAGGACGATCACCAACGTAGATCAAAACGAGAACGTCGTCAAACTCGGTGTGGCACGGGGGGGAAAAAGGGACActgtaaaaattatttttttattatatag